From a single Adhaeribacter swui genomic region:
- a CDS encoding cold-shock protein, protein MNNGTVKFFNNLKGFGFIKGADSDQDYFVHVSGLLQDIRENDQVTFDLQEGKKGPNAINVKLA, encoded by the coding sequence ATGAATAACGGAACAGTAAAATTTTTTAATAACCTGAAGGGATTTGGGTTCATCAAAGGAGCAGATTCAGATCAGGATTATTTTGTCCACGTTTCGGGCTTATTACAAGACATCAGAGAAAACGACCAGGTTACTTTTGATTTGCAAGAAGGTAAAAAAGGACCAAACGCCATAAATGTGAAGTTAGCTTAG
- a CDS encoding YncE family protein produces MKAKLWILTVCCCALVLSILAWKPNATPALNADKKAPGTGRYLYVAVPGIRDYLGYGGHGILVFDMDNNHQFVKRIKTKGLRENGKPSNVKGVAVSVPLNSIYVSTLQSVQRIDLTTDKIIWEKPYVGGADRMAISPDGKIMYLPSLENTFWNVVDCETGNILKKIEVVGRAHNTIYGPSGKYAYLADIASPLLHVADTKTHTIVKKVGPFGRGIRPFTINSTETLAFVTVDSLLGFEVGDLKTGKLLERKVVEGWNKGPVRRHGNPSHGIGLTPDEKEIWLADGHNMRLHVFSATPPYQQLTTIPLQDMPGWITFSMDGKYAYPSSGEVIDVKTRKTLLTLQDENYNNVSSEKMVEVHLVNNKAVKAGDQFGIGRATTRKPDF; encoded by the coding sequence ATGAAAGCCAAGTTATGGATTTTAACAGTTTGCTGTTGCGCTTTGGTATTAAGCATTCTGGCCTGGAAGCCCAACGCAACCCCAGCGCTTAACGCAGATAAAAAAGCGCCGGGTACCGGGCGCTACTTGTACGTGGCCGTGCCGGGCATCCGCGATTACCTGGGTTACGGCGGACACGGCATCCTGGTCTTTGATATGGATAACAACCATCAATTCGTAAAACGCATTAAAACAAAAGGATTGCGGGAAAATGGGAAGCCCTCCAACGTGAAAGGCGTAGCCGTAAGTGTGCCGCTCAACAGCATTTACGTGAGTACCCTGCAATCGGTGCAACGCATCGATTTAACTACCGACAAAATTATCTGGGAAAAACCGTACGTGGGTGGCGCCGACCGCATGGCCATTTCGCCGGACGGTAAAATTATGTACTTACCTTCGCTGGAAAATACGTTCTGGAATGTGGTGGATTGCGAAACGGGTAATATTTTAAAAAAAATAGAAGTAGTGGGCCGGGCGCATAATACCATTTACGGGCCTTCGGGCAAATACGCTTACCTCGCCGATATTGCCTCGCCTTTGCTGCACGTAGCCGATACCAAAACCCATACCATCGTGAAAAAAGTAGGTCCGTTTGGCCGCGGCATCCGTCCGTTTACCATTAATAGCACCGAAACGCTGGCCTTTGTTACGGTAGATAGTTTGCTGGGCTTTGAAGTAGGCGATTTAAAAACCGGTAAATTGCTCGAACGCAAAGTGGTAGAAGGTTGGAACAAAGGGCCCGTGCGGCGCCACGGCAATCCCAGCCACGGCATTGGCTTAACCCCCGACGAAAAAGAAATCTGGCTTGCCGATGGCCATAACATGCGCCTGCACGTTTTTAGCGCCACGCCGCCGTACCAGCAGCTTACCACCATTCCCCTGCAAGACATGCCCGGCTGGATCACCTTCAGTATGGACGGCAAATACGCTTACCCATCTAGTGGCGAAGTAATCGACGTAAAAACCCGTAAAACTTTACTTACCCTGCAAGACGAAAATTACAACAACGTGTCCAGTGAGAAAATGGTGGAAGTGCACCTGGTTAACAACAAAGCCGTAAAAGCTGGCGACCAGTTCGGCATTGGCCGGGCCACTACCCGGAAGCCCGATTTTTAA
- a CDS encoding DUF6371 domain-containing protein, translating to MIFKFVQSNRYKVAPTCPCGKNNRDGKFSPIILDGVPNPAFGHCHSCGQNFFPNTSAQENFVLPVFTPTPKKPLQIISADLVKQTLKSYAHNNFAVWLQTKYPTTADYLLQYFSIGTTKAGGTIFWYQDKAGNYRKPKRIYYKPDGHRVKASEDEARSKPSPLVFTNQEGYEYCLFGEFQLAQYPATAKIVMVESEKSAIIGHVHFPDFIWVATGGAVSLKKEKAAVLQGRKVMIIPDMHQTGREGALRMQTILKEVGCRTRIIEIDKHREDGDDIADILVRRANMK from the coding sequence ATGATTTTTAAATTTGTGCAGTCGAACCGGTATAAGGTAGCTCCTACCTGCCCGTGCGGAAAGAATAACCGGGACGGTAAATTTTCGCCTATTATCCTGGATGGTGTACCTAACCCGGCATTCGGACACTGCCACAGTTGCGGCCAAAATTTTTTCCCAAACACCTCTGCTCAGGAAAATTTTGTACTTCCGGTTTTTACGCCTACGCCTAAAAAGCCCTTGCAAATAATCAGCGCGGACTTAGTGAAGCAAACTTTAAAAAGTTACGCACACAATAATTTTGCCGTTTGGCTGCAAACCAAATACCCCACTACCGCCGATTACTTACTGCAGTATTTTTCGATTGGCACCACCAAAGCCGGCGGTACTATTTTCTGGTACCAGGACAAAGCCGGTAATTACCGCAAACCCAAACGCATTTACTACAAGCCCGATGGGCACCGGGTAAAAGCCAGCGAAGACGAAGCCCGCAGTAAACCTAGCCCATTGGTATTTACCAACCAGGAAGGTTACGAATATTGCTTATTCGGGGAATTTCAGTTGGCGCAATATCCGGCTACGGCCAAGATAGTAATGGTTGAAAGTGAAAAATCGGCCATTATCGGGCACGTGCATTTTCCGGACTTTATCTGGGTAGCTACCGGTGGGGCAGTTAGTTTAAAAAAAGAAAAAGCGGCCGTACTACAAGGCCGCAAAGTGATGATTATACCGGATATGCACCAAACCGGCCGCGAAGGAGCTTTGCGCATGCAAACTATTTTAAAAGAGGTAGGCTGCCGCACCCGCATCATCGAGATAGATAAACACCGCGAAGATGGCGACGATATTGCCGATATTCTGGTGCGGCGCGCCAATATGAAATAG